The nucleotide window CAAGCATGATCTGTGAGCTGGCAGTTTATGGCTTGCTTGCCGGAATCATGATCAAACTGATGAAGACGGAAAAACCAATGATCAATCTGTATGCCGCGCTTGTCACCGCGATGATTGGCGGACGAATCGTTTATGGATTGATGAACGCTCTGATTTTCAGAGCTGGGGCGTATTCCATTCAAATGTGGATGACGGCGTCCTTCGTAACGGCGCTGCCGGGTATTCTTCTGCAGCTGCTGATTTTGCCGGCTGTGGTTTATGCCCTGCAGAAGGCGAAGCTGGCGTGAGTGAGCTGACGGACATCCTGCTTTGGCATGCCGCGCATTATCCCTCCATGCAGCCGCAGGATGCGGTCAAGCTGATTTATCAGAATGAATTCGGCTGCGAACATCTGATTGGCGATTCACAGGGAATGCTGGAATTTCTCAAGCAGGAGATCGAGGCGAATTCGGATCGTCACCGCGGGCGGCCATGGGATGAACTTGGTAGCGGTCTGGTGCGGTTGCATTTAGCCGGATTAAAACCGATTCAGGCCGAAGCCATTTTTGACGCTATGCAGCAGACGGCTCAGCTGCATCAAGGCCGTGAAGTTTCATTTCAAATGAAGCTGAAAGAATTGGAGAGCTTGACACAATTAGGAAAAATGCCGTTTGATGAACGGACATGGAAAGCTTGGCTAACGAATTATCCAGGCGGATCAGTACATCATTCCGACATTTATCGGCGTCAGGAACATCCGGCATACAGAGTGATTTTACAAGCTTACGCAATCGATTTAGCCCGTTTGTAAAATAACAGGTCTATTCTTTTCCTAGGAGCTTTGTCAATCGGAATTCAAAGAGAAACAGGTTCAGCGGATAACATCGCTGAACCTGTTTTGAATTGTCAGGACAGAACTGAAAAGGAACGGTATAATGGAATTCGAGTACCAGATGAGCCTGAGTTCTCATGGACAAAGGTTTGATAAGAAGGAAGAGAGGGGAAAACAATGAAGGTATTGGAAGATAAAAAATGGATTCAGGGAAAATGGATTAAGAATCAGGAATGTTCAGATTCAGAACTAAGAAAAATAATGGATGTTTTTACAGATTTGTTGCAGCGCAAAAAGACGATGGTCTGTTCCTATCCTTCCCAATCGGGAATGATTATTTCCAAAGCGGTGTATATCAACTTTGTTGAAAATGGGAAGGAAATCTGGATAAATACCGATGAAAGCGCGGAATTCTGTCAGTATTTAAAGTCGAACAAGCAAGTGACCGGTTTTATTTTTGATGAGGAATCGGTCTGCGGAGTGATGCTGCAGGGGCAGGCGGAGTTTGAGCAGCGGGAAGCGTATATTAGAAAATCATGGCGAAGTGAGCTGAACGAGTGGTAACCAGAGGGAATGTTCGGCGGTGATTTCAAAGTCATTCATTTTACAATCAATCGGATCAAAGTCTTCTTTGATTCCAGAGAAACTTTTATACAGCTTGGGCAGGAAGCTTAGAATCACAGGCTGATTTCTAGGAGTGCCTGAAAGAATCGTGGATTCTTAATACGAATCAGCTTTATTAAAAACGATTTGGTAAAATCTCTAAATGTGTCTTGCATTAATTATACGCATATGTATAATTATCTATATAAACATGCACGGCGTATAATTGTGAAAAAAAGATTATGCTGAGCATGGATAGGGAGGAAAAGATGAAAAAGTTGATTCAAATTGTTTTGGCAGGAATGTTGTTTTTCAGTATGACGGCCTGTTCTCAGCCAGCAAGTTCCACTGGATTAAAAGATGGAACATACACTGTTGTCACCAAAGGGATGGACGAGGGACTGACGCTGGACGTCACCTTCGCGGAAGGGAAAATTGCCGAGGTCAAAGTCGTTTCGCATAACGAAACGGCTGGCGTCAGTGATCCGGCGATTGAACGGATGCCGGAAATGATCGTAACGAATAACAGCGTGAATGTCGATGCGGTTGCCGGGGCCACCATGACTTCCAACGGTATTCTTGACGGCGTCAAAAAAGCAATCGAGGAAGCCGGCGGAAAAGTGGAAGATTTCAATACCGCGGCAGATCAGACAGCGAAACAGGAAGAAGTGACGATGGAAGCTGACGTGGTTATTGCCGGCGCGGGACTGGCAGGTCTGACAACCGCGGTTTCCGCTGCTGAAAATGGATTGGATGTTATCGTTGTTGAGAAGATGCCGCGGGTCGGCGGAAGCCTGGCTCTGGCCATGGGCTCTTTCTTCAGCGTCAACAGCGAGATCGCAAAAGCAGCTGGGGTTGAAGACAGTAAGGAACATATGATGGATATCTGGCATCAGATTGCGGAATATGGCCCGGATGCTCCGGATCAATATCCGAATTTTGACCGGATCAGCTATATTCTGGATGAAACCGGTCCGCAGCTGAGCTGGCTGCAGGATCATGGCGTACAGTTTAACAACGTCATTCCTAGTGTCGGAACTCATCCGGTGATGATCACGACGGATAACGGCGCAGCCGTTGCCGAAAAACTGGAAGCGGCGGCGAAAGCAGCGGGGGTTCAGATTCTGACAGATACACCGGCGCTCGAACTGATTACAGAAGAGGGCAAAGTTGTCGGACTGAAAGCCGCATCGACGACGCAGAATCTTACGATCAAGGCTCCGAGCGTTGTTTTGGCAACCGGCGGTTTCGGCAATAATCTGGAACTGATGGATGAATTGATTCCGCAGTTCAATGGTTCGCATTTACAGACGGCGGTCGGAAACGTCGGCGACGGCCTGGCGATGGCTGAAGCCGTCGGCGGTGTCGTTTATGATCACTGCTGGGCTTTGGTCACAGGCATTACGGTCAGTCCGGCCTTCTTGGGCGCTGCTGCGGAAGCGGCAACGATCAATCTGGCGAACAAAGCAATGGTCGATCAGACTGGCAAACGGTATGTCAGTGAAGTAAGTGATCTTTCGGTTGTTCCGAATGCTTTGGCAAAACGCGAAAGCAAGAGCTTTGTCCTGTGCGACAGCAGTGATCCGGAAACTGTTAAAATTCTTGAACAGGGTTTAACAAGCGGCGCTGTGTTCAAGGCCGATACGATTGAAGAACTCGCAAAGGCAGCGGAAATTGACGCGGTGGCGCTGCAGGAAACCTTTGACCGCTACAATGCTTCTGCCGCAGCGGGTGTTGATGAAGAATTTGAAAAGCCGGCAGACAGCCTGATCGCTTATGGCGAAGGTCCGTATTATGCAGTTCAATGCGTTGCCGATATTATCGGAACTTACGGCGGCGTGAAGACCGATTTTGATTCGCACGTTCTGGATAAGGACGGCAATCCCATTGAAGGTCTGTATGCGCTGGGCGAAATGTCAAACCGCGAATATTACAATGAAGCCTATATGGCCTGCGCTTCTTTGACCATGTACTCCACAGTTGGCCGTCTGCTGGGACAGAATTTAGCGACTCAGGCAAAATAACACGCTAGGAAAATTCAGAAAATCTGGCAAAGACTTCAAATCTATTCCCGGCTGTTGCCTGGACTGAAGTCTTTGCCGCTTCCAATCAAATAGAATAAAGGAAAAACAGCGGTAGTTTAAGATGGAACGCTGTTTTTCTGTTAGCAGCCGAATGAATAGCTTTTTCAACATAGACTTTCATGATCGTCCTTGACCAATTCGGTTCCCTCAGCTAAGATAAGCTCAGATGGGTCTTAAACCTAATCCAATATATTAAGCTGAGGAAACCATGAAATGGAGGAATCATGATGGGTGAAAGAATGCTCGACAAGCTGAATACACCGACGTTTGAGGAAATGGCAGAAACCTGCGGTAAAAGCCGTGCGTTGTTTATTCAAATCAATGAATGGCTGTCTGCCGTCTGCGGTACGGCACAGACAATCTGTTTTCCCTATGGGAATCACTACGGCTGGGCAGTCGCTCATAAAAAGAAGAAAAAACTAATCTGCAATGTCTTTGCGGAAACAGATTCGTTGACGGTGATGCTACGCTTATCGAATGAACAATTTGCGCAGATCTATGATCAGGTTGAACAGGAAACGCAAGCCTGCATTGACAAGAAATATCCTTGTGGGGACGGCGGTTGGCTGCATTATCGGGTTACCAATGAAGCTCAGTTTCACGATGTTCAGAAGATGCTGGAATTGAAATGCACAGCGTAGCGGATTTCAAGTGTTTACAAGTAAAGAGGTCGGTCTGAGGAAATCGGCGCTGAATGAAATGCGGAACCTGCGGGCTGAGGTAAAATAAACCAGTGAAGGATCAATAACAGCGCTGCAGATTTAAAATTAATCAGGCCAGGGATGCTCTAATCCATTCGATCAAAATAAAGAAAAAATATTCTTTTATCATTTTACAATAAAAAAGCTTGACCTGGAGCCAGCTCTAAGAGTTACGATAAAAGCAGGAAATCGTTAGAAAAACAGGAGGAAGCAAAGATGATCTATCGAACATTAGGCAGCACAGGTCTGAACGTCAGCGAGATTGGTTTGGGCTGTGAAGGTTTTACGGAAGATGAAGGCCGGGGCACCTATGCTTTGGTTGATGCGGCAGCGGAGGCGGGAATCAATTATTTTGATTTGTATTCTCCGGATCCGAACCTGCGTCATCACCTCGGCGAAGCCCTGAAAGGCCGTCGGGATCAGTTTATTATCCAGGCTCATCTGTGTTCTGTCTGGATCGAGGGTCAGTATAAGCGCACGCGGAAGGTCGAAGAGGTTCAGGCTGGATTTGAGGATTTATTGACTCAGCTGCATACCGATCACGTGGAAGTCGGCATGATTCATTATGTAGATTCTTTGAAGGACTGGCAGGAAATTGCCGAGGGGCCGGTGATGCAGTATGCGCTGCAGCTGAAAAAAGAAGGCCGGATCGAACATATCGGTTTAAGCAGCCACAATCCCGAAGCGGCGATCAAAGCGGTGGAAAGCGGCTTGATCGAAGTGCTGATGTTCAGCGTGAATCCCTGCTATGACCTGCAGCCGGGCAGTGAGGATATCGAAGCCTTATGGGCGGATGAAAGCTATGCGAAGCCGTTGGTGAATATGGACCCGCAGCGCGAGGCGCTGTATGAATTATGTCAGCGCAAGGGGGTTGGCATCACCGTCATGAAGCCTTTTGGCGGCGGCGATTTATTAGATGAAAGCCTGTCGCCGGCAGGCAAAGCCCTGACTCCGGTTCAATGTCTGCATTATGCTCTGACCCGTCCTGGTGTTGCCACCGTGCTGCCGGGCGCGCATACGGTTGAAGAGCTGCGCCAAAGCATCGCTTATGAAACAGCCCGGGATGAAGAACGGGATTATGCTGCGGCGCTGGCATCCTTCCCGAAAATCAGCTGGAAAGGGCATTGCATGTATTGCGGTCACTGCGCTCCATGTCCGATGGAGATCGACATCGCCACGGTGACGAAATTCTTGAATCTGGTAAAAGCCCAGGGCGAAATGCCGGAAACCGTTCGGGAGCACTATGCGGTTCTGGAACACACTGCCTCTGAATGCATCGGTTGTCATGCCTGTGAAAAACGCTGCCCGTTTGATGTGGAAGTCACGGAGAACATGCGTCAGGCTGCGGCAATATTCGGCAAATAATCAGCTTGCGTTGAAGCTTAGGCAAAAGGAACAGGAGGGAATAAATCATGAATATTGCTGAAGTCAGTAAAAAATACAATCTCACGCAGGACACCCTGCGTTATTACGAGCGGGTAGGACTGCTTCCTAAAGTCAACCGCACAGCCAGCGGCATTCGCGATTATACGGAGGAAGACTGCCGTTGGGTAGAGTTTATCAAATGCATGCGTCAGGCAGGACTGCCGATTGAAGTGCTGATCGAATATGTCGCCTTGTTCCAAAAGGGGGATGAAACGATTCAGGCCCGCAAGCAGCTGTTGATCGAACAGCGGGAACAGCTGATTGAAAGACTGGACGAAATGAACAAGACGTTAGAACGCTTGAATTATAAAATCGCTGCCTATGAACGCAACGACGAATGTCATCCCTGATCAGAAGGAAAACGGAGGGATCGGCTGAGCTGGAGTTGAAGGCGCAGGCTGCAGAGATTATGTTTTAATACAACGGTATAGTTCGCTTGTTTGAGCTATGCCGTTTTCTTATGGGAAAGGATAGAAAAGCCCCTGTCTGATTTTCAGACAGGAGCCTGAATTATAGCTCCAGTTTTGCCCGCAGATCCAATATCGTATCGGCGGCCATCCCGGTTAAATAAGCGGTAAGCGCAGGGAGCTCCATTGAATTTAAAGACCCCAGCGCTTCCATCACCAACGGCAGATTGACGCCCACCAAACATTGAACCGGAATGTCAGAGAGTTCAGCGAGCGCCAAGGCTGTCATGTTGCAGGGAGTTCCTGCAAACAGATCGACAAAGATCAGCACACCGTCGCCTTCATCAATGCGGCGGACTTCCGTGACAATCCGGTCTTTCAGCTCCAGCGGATTATCCTGCGGATTTAAGCTGAGCGCGGCTATGCTGGATGCCTGGGGAAAGAACATCCCGGCACTGACTTTAAGTGCTTCGGCCAGCGGCCCATGGGTGACGATCAGAATTTGAATCATTCAGCATTCCTCCTTTCTTTCTTTTTCAGCTGTTTCCAATGCCTGCCGCTTCAGAATTTCGCTGCAGAAAGCCTTAACTTCCTGAGCTTCCCCCAATACCCGCAATGGGATGATAAACATCTGATGAGGAGCATGGAAGAACAACAACGTATGAGCTAAGGGAACGATGCGTTGGATATCCGAATAGGTCAGCGTCTGTTCGGCAATCCGAATGTCTTCACCGAAGATCGCAGTCACCGGAGTGTATCGGGCGTGGGTCAGCGTTTCTTTGAACAGTCCGCTGATTTGGTTAGATAGATTGTCCAAAGCCAGCGGCTGATTTTCCAGATCCACAAAACACTGAGACCAAGCACGAGGATCCAGCCGAAAAGCGTGGAAGCGCCGTGGAAATAGATCAGGGTGAAAAGAACCAGAACCGGAACACTTAGCTCGATTGCCAGATGCCGCATTTTATTGCGCGGCAGCAGGGAAGCCAGAAACTGATAAGCTTCTGTCAACTCTGTGTCATGCAGGGTAAAGGTGAGCGATCTGTTCATGCCACTTGGTTTATCCGGCATGATTTTGCAGCTGCAGGTAATGGTTCAGGAACCGTTCAGTAATCAGATGCGGGCGGGTGATGGCGGTGCCGATCGTAATCATATCGGCCCCGGCTTCGGTTACGGCGTCGATGTCTTTCAGCTCCCAGATGCGTCCTTCCGCATTGACCGGCAGGGTGAAATCAGCTTTTAACTGCCGGATCAGTTCTGTATCCGGTCCTTCAATCGGCTTGACTAAACCGGACAAGGTTGTGGAGAGAATATCGACAGCTCCGCTTTGAGCGCAGATCTGACATTCTTCATAAGTCGCACAGTCTGCCATGATGCCGATATCCGGAAAAGCTTCGTGGATTTGATGAAGCAGCTCCAGCAGCTCAGTTTTGCCGCGCTTTTTCGTAATGCGGGCATCAAGCGCAAGCAGATCCGCTCCTGCTTCAACTACTTCACGGGCTTTTTCAAAGGTCGGCGTAATGAAGACGTCATCGAGACTGTCTCCTGCCTGCGGCATGACTTTATTGATGCCGATGATGATCAGATCCGGACTCAACGAACGGGCAGCCTGGATGTCCTGCGGCCAGCAGCAGCGAACGACCTTTGCTCCGCCCAGCATTGCGCTCTGCACCATTCTTTTCATGTTTTCCGCACCGTAGAGCGGCGTATCCTCGTAGGCCTGGCACGAAACGATCAGCTGGCCCAGGCAGGCGTTTACACAGGTTTTCATCAGACTGTCAAAATTCCTGAGAAGTATCCGAGGATCGCAATGACCAGATACAGCAGGATCATTTTAGTTGCGCTCCAGTTCTTCTTGGCCATCAGATAATAGGTGCCCAAAGCGGCTAAGAAAACCGGCAGCTTCGGCCAGACGCCATTGATCAATGACTGCAGATCAACGATGACAACACCGTCCTTGACATATTGGAAGCCCAGATTAATGTTGGCATAGGCACAGGCGATACAGCCGACGACCATCAAACCAACAATGTTTAAAGCGCTGATGATGTCATCCTTTAAATCATTGCCAAGGATCAGCTCAGCGGCCTTCGCTCCGAAGGCAACGCCGCGGTTAAATAAGAACCATGTCAGCGGCACCATCACCGCTAAGAAGGCGACGATGTAGAAGATCGCTCCGGTAATCTGCCCATCCGCACTGAGTCCGCAGGCAATCGCCAACAGAATCGGAATGAAGGTTCCCGGCAGCAGCGCATCGCCAATGCCGGCAAACGGTCCCATCAAGGCTGATTTGATCGATGTGATCAGATCTTCAGGAATATCCTCGCCGCGGGCTTTTTCCGCTTACATGCCCAAGGTGATGCCCGGAATCAGACAGCCGATGAACGGTTCGGTATTGAAAAACGGCAGATGACGGGCCATCAGTTCCTGCTGCTTTTGTTTGTCGCCAGGGTAGAGATCTTCACGGATATCGCCGAACATCTTGACTAAGGCCGGAGCCTGCATCGTTTCCGGCTGATACAGGGAAAGATTGAAGCACATCCAGTTGATATAACATTTGCGGATCAGTTTTTTAGAAAGCACGCTGTCTTTCTTTTCTTGATTGATGGAAGTCATCAGTTCTGCACCCCTTTCCGACTGCGGCTAATTTTGAATTCAAATAACGCGAACAGAATGGCAAAGACCAAAACTGTCAGCATGTCGACGCCCAAAACGCCGACAAAGGCAAAACCAACGGTGAAGAAAATGAGATCGGTCGGATTTTTCACCAACAATTTCATTAGAATCGCAAAACCTACCAACGGCATCGGATTGCCGAAGATCGTCATGATGTCGATCAGCCACTGCGGCGAATTCGCTACGAGCATTTCAATTGCACTCTGTCCCCAATACAGACAGATGAAAGTAGGAATGAAGCGGAACAGGAACTTGACGACGTTGCCCCAGACCGGAACCCAGGCTGCGGCTTCCAATTTCCCCTGTTCCACTAACTTCTTCTGATAATTGACCGGAAGCAGTGTTGCGGCAAAGCATGGCGTCGACATGATCTGACCGACCGCGGAAGCCGTGACGGCCAGGGCTACTGTCGTTCCGGAATCCAGATGGGCGACGACGCCCAGCGGTATCGCGATGAAGGTAGCCAAATTCATATCCGGCGTAATCGATCCTCCCGGCGTAACTAAACCGATGAAGATCAGCTGCACATAGGTGCCTAAGATCATTGCGGTTTTGACATCGCCCAGAATCAGACCGATGAACAGAGCCGAAACTAACGGCCGGCCAAGGCAGTACCATCCGATTAACCCGCCGCCTAAAAACGGCGTGTGAATGAAGGTCAGATAACCAAGCAGAGAAATGAGTATGACCTGAAGTAAATTCATCACGATCCCTCCTTATTTCATTTTATTTTTAAATTCTTTGTATTCGATTCGCTTCATGTCCGGAACGACTTGGAAGAAAATCTCAATTCCTTTCGCATCCAGGACATCCAGATCGGCAATTTCCTGAGCTGTGAGATAAGTGCCGTCCTGGACTGTAATCGTATCGTCCCGTTTTTGAACCGGACCGATCATCAGGCTTTTCGGCAGTTCTTCTATTTGTTCAAACAAGGTTCTGGCAATGGTGGGGAAGCGGAAGACAATCATCGTTCCGACTTTGTCCGTGATCGCCTCACGAATCGGTCCGATAGCTTCCTCTGCTGTGTAGACGTCGTTTTTCATCCCCGGCATCGCGATTTTTTCCACAACATATTTCATCGTGGAATTGGTCGCGGTGAATTCATCAATGACGATGATATGTTTGATGAAGTAGTGCTGAACCAGACGGGTCATACATTGGCCGTGAATCAGACGGTCGTCGCAGCGAATGAGATTGATCATGCTTTTCCTCCTCTCTGAAACCGTGATCGTACGCTGACGGATCTAACTAAAGCATAAGGACTCACCTCTCTTTTTATATAAACTCCAAAATATCATAAATTGGAGTATTTTACTCCAAACACAGAATACACCCGTTTGCACAGATAAGCAATAGCTTTTTAAAAGTTTACAATTTAAACGAAGCCAAGGATTGGTTTGACAGGGGAGCTGTCCCTTTGGATTTCTTTCTTTTTCCGAACGAAAGAGACTTGTTGGCTTAAAATTTATGATATGATTGAAAAAGAGTTTAACCATGAAATCCTCTGAAAAGAAAGGTAGGAATCCTTGTGTCCATTTATACGAAAATCAAAGATAATTACGCTTCCTTCACGAAGAGTGAACAGCGGGTTGCCAAGTATTGTCTTGACAATTATATGGAGGTCAGTACGCATACGCTTTCGCAGCTGGCTGAAAAAGCGAACTGCGGGGAAGCCACGGTCGTTCGCTTCTGCAAAAAGATCCGTTGTGAAAGCTATCATGATTTCAAAGAGGAGCTGGCGGAGGAAACGCGGGAACACCGCAAAAGTGAAAACGATTCGTTTGTCACCCAGATTTATCACAATATTCAGACTTCCATCGAATACACAATTCAGAATCTGGATTTGAATCAGCTTGATGAGATAGCCGGCCGAATGAATAAGGCGGGGATCATTTTCTGCGCCGGTGTCGGCAATTCCGGAATTCCAGCCGAGGCTTGTGCGATGCGTTTGGTGCGCAATGGAAAAAATGGCGTCTATTTTAAAGACAGCCATTTTCAGTCGATTTATCTCAATGAGCTGAAACGTGGTGATATTGCGATTTTGTTCAGTGCTTCCGGTGAATCCATTGATACGCTGCATTGTGCCGAAATTCTGAAACAGCGGAAAGTGACGACGGTTTGCGTGACTTCATCGATTGTTTCTTCTCTGGCATCGCTTTGTGATTACTGCATTTTAATGAAGCGCTGGTCTGGGCCGCTTGGCGGAGGCAGTATGATCGGGCAGATCACGCAGCTCTACATTGCCGATCTGCTTTCGACGCGGACCGGGATGATCGATCAGAAGGCGACATTGAAGGCCAAGGAGACCACATTCGACTATATCCTCGATAAGATGAATAAGGAAAAGATATAATTGGCAAAGAGTCGGCCGGTGCTGAGTTTTTAGGAAAGCGGAACGTTTTAGCTGGGAAAGGACAGGGGAATGGTAATCACTTTCTTTACCGATGTTGCAGCCTTCCGTTCAGAATGGTTATAATGGTTAACGAACATGAACGAAAGGAGATCCACCATGGAAAAACATCAGGTTCTTGTGGACAAAAGCAAGTGCATCGGCTGCGGCTTATGTGTGCGGGATTGTCCTGTCAACCATCTGGAACTACGTCAGCAGAAGGCGGAAACGGTGTCAGATCATTGCATTCAGTGCGGACATTGCGCGGCAGTATGTCCGAAACAAGCGATCAGTCTTTCTGGTTATGCCTGCGCGCCGGTTGAAAAACCAAAGCTGGAACGCTTAGATCCACAGACTTTATTAGATACGCTGCGGTTTCGCCGTACGATCCGGCAGTTTCAGAAACGCGAGATAGCGCCGGAAATTGTTGATCAGATTATCGAAGCCGGATGGCTGACGCATACGGCAAAAAATAAACGGGATGTTTCCTTTGTTGTTTTGGATCAGCAGAAAGACCGCATTGAACAGATGGCGGTCCAATTGTTTCGCAGGATTCAGCCGGTGGCAGGGCTGGTCAATTCTCTGGTGCGGGAACATCCAATTGATGATCATTTCTTCTTTTTTGAAGCTCCGGTGGCGATTGTCATTTTAGCCGAGGATAAAACCAACGGTCTGCTTGCGGCGCAGAATATGGAATATGTAGCTGAAGCATGCGGCCTTGGCGTTTTATACAGTGGTTATTTCACGATGGCGGCGCAGGCATCCGGCCAAATCCGAAAGGCCTTAAAGCTTCAGCGCGGACAAAAGATCGCGATGACGCTGGTGCTGGGCTATCCGGCGGTCCAGTATCAGCGCTCGGTTCCGCGGGATGAACCGGAGGTGATTCGGCTGTGAAACCAGATAAGTGGGAATGTAAAGAACGGGTTCGGCTCATCGCTGAAGGCTTCCAACAATGCCGCAGTGCTTTTACGGCGATCGGTGATGAAACGCGGCAGGTGATTCTGCAGGTTTTGCTGGAAAGTGATCTCAATGGCATCCGGGTTGGGGAGATTGCGGCAAAAACCCATCTGACCCGGCCTTCAGTTTCCCATCATCTTCAGATATTGAAGGCAGCCGGAATCGTCGCGATGCGCCAGGAAGGGACAAAGAATTATTACTACCTGAGCCTGAAGCAGACGCAGTGGAAAGCGATTGCGGATTTAGTCAATCTGATTTATGCGAGCGTCGAGCATATCAGTGCCGCGGAACTACGCAGGGAGGGATAAAGATGATTTGTTATTTTACAGGAACCGGCAACAGCGCTTATGTCGCCTCCAGAATTGCCGATCAGACTGAACAGGAGGTCCTCGATCTATTTGAAAAGATCCGCAGTCAGGATCACACGGCGCTGCATTCTGAAAAACCGTGGGTCATTGTCTGTCCGACCTACGCCTGGCGGATACCGCGGATTCTCAGCGAATGGCTCAAACAG belongs to Holdemania massiliensis and includes:
- a CDS encoding MurR/RpiR family transcriptional regulator: MSIYTKIKDNYASFTKSEQRVAKYCLDNYMEVSTHTLSQLAEKANCGEATVVRFCKKIRCESYHDFKEELAEETREHRKSENDSFVTQIYHNIQTSIEYTIQNLDLNQLDEIAGRMNKAGIIFCAGVGNSGIPAEACAMRLVRNGKNGVYFKDSHFQSIYLNELKRGDIAILFSASGESIDTLHCAEILKQRKVTTVCVTSSIVSSLASLCDYCILMKRWSGPLGGGSMIGQITQLYIADLLSTRTGMIDQKATLKAKETTFDYILDKMNKEKI
- a CDS encoding PTS mannose/fructose/sorbose/N-acetylgalactosamine transporter subunit IIC; its protein translation is MNLLQVILISLLGYLTFIHTPFLGGGLIGWYCLGRPLVSALFIGLILGDVKTAMILGTYVQLIFIGLVTPGGSITPDMNLATFIAIPLGVVAHLDSGTTVALAVTASAVGQIMSTPCFAATLLPVNYQKKLVEQGKLEAAAWVPVWGNVVKFLFRFIPTFICLYWGQSAIEMLVANSPQWLIDIMTIFGNPMPLVGFAILMKLLVKNPTDLIFFTVGFAFVGVLGVDMLTVLVFAILFALFEFKISRSRKGVQN
- a CDS encoding DUF3788 domain-containing protein, which gives rise to MGERMLDKLNTPTFEEMAETCGKSRALFIQINEWLSAVCGTAQTICFPYGNHYGWAVAHKKKKKLICNVFAETDSLTVMLRLSNEQFAQIYDQVEQETQACIDKKYPCGDGGWLHYRVTNEAQFHDVQKMLELKCTA
- a CDS encoding ECF transporter S component: MKNTRHLIITALCMALGVVLPMAFHVIPNAGSVMLPMHIPVLLCGLICGPILGLICGIFTPVLSSLITGMPGPAYLPSMICELAVYGLLAGIMIKLMKTEKPMINLYAALVTAMIGGRIVYGLMNALIFRAGAYSIQMWMTASFVTALPGILLQLLILPAVVYALQKAKLA
- a CDS encoding FAD-dependent oxidoreductase, with amino-acid sequence MKKLIQIVLAGMLFFSMTACSQPASSTGLKDGTYTVVTKGMDEGLTLDVTFAEGKIAEVKVVSHNETAGVSDPAIERMPEMIVTNNSVNVDAVAGATMTSNGILDGVKKAIEEAGGKVEDFNTAADQTAKQEEVTMEADVVIAGAGLAGLTTAVSAAENGLDVIVVEKMPRVGGSLALAMGSFFSVNSEIAKAAGVEDSKEHMMDIWHQIAEYGPDAPDQYPNFDRISYILDETGPQLSWLQDHGVQFNNVIPSVGTHPVMITTDNGAAVAEKLEAAAKAAGVQILTDTPALELITEEGKVVGLKAASTTQNLTIKAPSVVLATGGFGNNLELMDELIPQFNGSHLQTAVGNVGDGLAMAEAVGGVVYDHCWALVTGITVSPAFLGAAAEAATINLANKAMVDQTGKRYVSEVSDLSVVPNALAKRESKSFVLCDSSDPETVKILEQGLTSGAVFKADTIEELAKAAEIDAVALQETFDRYNASAAAGVDEEFEKPADSLIAYGEGPYYAVQCVADIIGTYGGVKTDFDSHVLDKDGNPIEGLYALGEMSNREYYNEAYMACASLTMYSTVGRLLGQNLATQAK
- a CDS encoding aldo/keto reductase translates to MIYRTLGSTGLNVSEIGLGCEGFTEDEGRGTYALVDAAAEAGINYFDLYSPDPNLRHHLGEALKGRRDQFIIQAHLCSVWIEGQYKRTRKVEEVQAGFEDLLTQLHTDHVEVGMIHYVDSLKDWQEIAEGPVMQYALQLKKEGRIEHIGLSSHNPEAAIKAVESGLIEVLMFSVNPCYDLQPGSEDIEALWADESYAKPLVNMDPQREALYELCQRKGVGITVMKPFGGGDLLDESLSPAGKALTPVQCLHYALTRPGVATVLPGAHTVEELRQSIAYETARDEERDYAAALASFPKISWKGHCMYCGHCAPCPMEIDIATVTKFLNLVKAQGEMPETVREHYAVLEHTASECIGCHACEKRCPFDVEVTENMRQAAAIFGK
- a CDS encoding PTS sugar transporter subunit IIB, whose product is MINLIRCDDRLIHGQCMTRLVQHYFIKHIIVIDEFTATNSTMKYVVEKIAMPGMKNDVYTAEEAIGPIREAITDKVGTMIVFRFPTIARTLFEQIEELPKSLMIGPVQKRDDTITVQDGTYLTAQEIADLDVLDAKGIEIFFQVVPDMKRIEYKEFKNKMK
- a CDS encoding N-acetylmannosamine-6-phosphate 2-epimerase, which codes for MKTCVNACLGQLIVSCQAYEDTPLYGAENMKRMVQSAMLGGAKVVRCCWPQDIQAARSLSPDLIIIGINKVMPQAGDSLDDVFITPTFEKAREVVEAGADLLALDARITKKRGKTELLELLHQIHEAFPDIGIMADCATYEECQICAQSGAVDILSTTLSGLVKPIEGPDTELIRQLKADFTLPVNAEGRIWELKDIDAVTEAGADMITIGTAITRPHLITERFLNHYLQLQNHAG
- a CDS encoding YcxB family protein, which encodes MDLENQPLALDNLSNQISGLFKETLTHARYTPVTAIFGEDIRIAEQTLTYSDIQRIVPLAHTLLFFHAPHQMFIIPLRVLGEAQEVKAFCSEILKRQALETAEKERKEEC
- a CDS encoding MerR family transcriptional regulator — its product is MNIAEVSKKYNLTQDTLRYYERVGLLPKVNRTASGIRDYTEEDCRWVEFIKCMRQAGLPIEVLIEYVALFQKGDETIQARKQLLIEQREQLIERLDEMNKTLERLNYKIAAYERNDECHP
- a CDS encoding PTS sugar transporter subunit IIA; this encodes MIQILIVTHGPLAEALKVSAGMFFPQASSIAALSLNPQDNPLELKDRIVTEVRRIDEGDGVLIFVDLFAGTPCNMTALALAELSDIPVQCLVGVNLPLVMEALGSLNSMELPALTAYLTGMAADTILDLRAKLEL